GAGATCGAGAAGATTGGTGGCTTTCCTACTGCTGCCTTCCTGATTGAGATGAAGCAGGATTATCAGGTGAAGTCTGCTTTCTCCGGTCCCTTGATCGAGAAGGTTCCTTCGACTGGGATGCACGGCTACCTTCCGGACAATCCTGAGCTGCGTTCGTCGTTCTTCATCGAGGGTGAGGGCATAGCTCATGGAAAGAATCTTGGAGTGATCGACATGAGACAGATTGCACCAACACTGGCCACGCTTCTTGGCGTCAAGTTGCCTGTTGCACAAGCACCACTCTTGATCGGTAAGTAGAAGACTTTTATAACAAACAAAAAAGATGGAGCGGCTTATAAGCCGCTCCATCTTTTTGAATACTACTGTTTAGTGAGTAGCCAGATTATGTGCGCGCAGATAAGTGGCTAGCTCTGCGGGGAGGTTGGTCTGGATACCAGCGGCTCCCAGGTCGATTGCCTTCTGCCACGTCTCGGGATTGTCGGCATCACCGAGGCGATCAACGTAGATCTTCGCATTGGCATCCTTCGCACAGCCGATCACGCCGTCTTTGAAGTCGTTGGCGTCGAAGGCCAGCACCTGCGGCTGCATGGCGCGGACAAGGAACTTGCAGATGTCGGGGCTAAGGGCCTCGGGCATGATCTTCAGCGTTGGCCGAATCTTATGCACCTCATAGAGAAAAAAAGGATTGCCGTAGATGACGACGTGATCTTGCATGTCGTGCTTTACGATTGCATCCACTAACTGCTGAGGGTCCGCATACTTTGTGTCGACATAGACGTTGATCTTGCCATGAGCCAGGTCGAAGGCTTCGTCGAGCGTCGGCACCTTGGTTCCGGCGAAGGACGGGGAGAACTTGGCTCCGGCGTCGAGCGCCCGAATCTCATCGAAGGTATGCTTATGCACCTCGCCGGTGCCGTTGGTGGTGCGGTCGAGCGTGCTGTCGTGCATGATGACGAACTTGCCGTCGGAGGTGGTACGAACGTCCAGCTCGAAGTAGTCGGCGCCCGCATCAATCGCAGCCTGGAAGGCCGCGATTGTGTTTTCCGGGTGATGTAGATGTTCTCCACGATGGGAGATGACCTTGATATTTTTTCCATTCTCGCGCGGTGTCCACGCTGCCTGGGCCAGGGCCATGCTGCTTATGAAGGTGGAGCCGATCAATAGCGTCAGAGTAAGGTTACGCATTTTTATCATTATCCTTAGAGATGTTGAAGTATCTGTTAGAAGCGAAGACGTCCGACGAGGAGCAATGTGCGTGGGTCCTGAGCGCCCGTCACCGTACCGAAGGTCTTGGCATTGGTGAGCGACGTTCCCAGACCGGAGAACTGCGGATGGTTGAAGGCATTATTCGCGTCGGCGCGGAAGGTCAAAGTAGCTCGCTCCCACAGTGGAATATCGCGCATCAGGCTGAGTGCCCATACATTCTGTCCGGGGCCGTAGAGTGATGCGCGCGGTGCGTTGCCGAGTGTATCCGCGGGTGTAGTGGTAAAGGCCGCGGTATTGAACCACTTCTGTACCGTGCGCGAGCCGCGGGCGATGGTGGGATTGCCGACCTTGGTTGCGTACTGCCCTCCTGAGAAGATGTTGAGTCCATCTCCCTGTGAGATGTTGTACGGATAGCCCGTCTGGAACTGGGCCACCGTGCTGATCTTCCAATGGCCGATCACCTGGGATACGACCGGTGCATGGGGAAGGAATCTTCCGCCCGCGCCAACGGGCAGCGCATAGACGGCCGACACGGAGAAGCGCTGCGGGATGTTAGTCATCGCCGTGCCCCACTGCGCGCGCAGGTCGTAGTAGTTCTGGACACCGACGGCATCGGCGCGCGACGGTGCATCCACATCGTCGAGCCCGTGCGCCCAAGTGTAAGCGGCACGCATGGAGATGCCGTTGCTCCAGTGGTGGCTCAGCGTTGCAAGCAGAGCTGCGTACGCCGACGCTCCGCCGTTGGTGAGGCCGGTGATGGTGAGGAACTGAGGATAGGGGCGAAGGCTCTGAGCCGCCTTCACGCCCAGGCAGCAGTTGCCGGTAGGAGCAATCTGGTTGATGGGCAGATTGACGGGCTGATGCACGCCATGATTACCCTCGTAGTCGATTTCGGCAATCCAGTTACGGCCAAGGTCCTGTTGGATGCCAAGCTGCCACTCCTGAATGTAGGGAAGAACCGCATGTTGCGGCAACTGGGTCACGTTGGACGAGGGGCTGGTGAGGCTCGTCGGGATCAACGGCTGGCCATTAGGTCCAGCGTTGGCCGAGTAAGCAGGAACTCCTTGGTTGAGCTCGTAAGCAGGAGTGATGCCATCACCGCTCTGGAAGGTTGCGTTGACGGTAGAGGCCGAGGTGAGACCCGTGGTGCCGAAGCCGATGCTGGGCAGTTGGTAGATGCCGTAGCCTCCGCGCAGCGTGGTGTTGTGGAAGGCGTGGTAGTTGAAGCCGATGCGCGGCAGGATGCCGGTATAGATATTCGGAATCAGGCTGTGCGGCGCTCCGTTGTACCCGGCGAACTGAATACCGCCCTGCTTGCCGGTCGTGGGATCGACAACGTTGGGGTTGAAGGTATACATATTGCCGTGCTTCTCAGAGAACGGTCCATCGAACTCATAGCGCAGTCCGAGGTTGATGGTGAGCTTGGTCGAGAGTCTGTAGTCGTCCTGAATATAGCCTGCAAAGTAGTTCAGGTTTTCGTGGAAGATGGTGTCGGTCGTATTGATCGTCGTAGTGGCAGGCAGTCCCAGCAGCAGATCGGCGAGGCCGAGGCCCGTCTGTCCGGGCACAGAGGTAAACGTTCCAGTGAAGTTATAGGAGCCGGAGAGAACGCCGGGAGTGTAGTAGCTATAGGCATACCGCATAAACTCACCGCCGAGCGAGAGCGTATGACGTCCCATCTGGAGGACCAGCGCATCGTTCAGGATGTAGTGTCCATCCCTTGTTCTTCCCAGGGAGCCTGCGCCGAAGTTGGCGTACTCGTTGGTCTTGACCGTGGGGAACTGCGTAAGCGGCACGCCCTTCAGGCCGATGGCGCTTGCATTGGTGGGCAGGGGAGAGCTGAAGTTCTCCTCCGAGACGTAGCCGAGGCGGGCTTCATTGGAGACGCGCGGCGAGAAGATATGGCTCCACGAGACCTCGTAGTGGTCGTCGGTCCAGCCGTTGAACGCAGAGGTATTGGCCACGTTGGGAATGTCGATGGTGGGCTGGTTCCTTGGTCCGTCACGCGAGAACTTCGCCCATATGTGATCGTAGTCGGAGTAGTTATAGTCAATGCGGTCGGCGTTATAGAGATAGCTGCTGACGGACTCAGGAGTAGAGCAGTAGTTATTATTGTTCAAGCTACAGTTGGGCTGCGGGAAGAACGAGGCGATGTTCAGACCAACCTGATCGAGCCGGGCCTTCGGAATA
This is a stretch of genomic DNA from Granulicella sp. WH15. It encodes these proteins:
- a CDS encoding glycerophosphodiester phosphodiesterase family protein yields the protein MRNLTLTLLIGSTFISSMALAQAAWTPRENGKNIKVISHRGEHLHHPENTIAAFQAAIDAGADYFELDVRTTSDGKFVIMHDSTLDRTTNGTGEVHKHTFDEIRALDAGAKFSPSFAGTKVPTLDEAFDLAHGKINVYVDTKYADPQQLVDAIVKHDMQDHVVIYGNPFFLYEVHKIRPTLKIMPEALSPDICKFLVRAMQPQVLAFDANDFKDGVIGCAKDANAKIYVDRLGDADNPETWQKAIDLGAAGIQTNLPAELATYLRAHNLATH
- a CDS encoding TonB-dependent receptor, with amino-acid sequence MNCVISSFFASGLRSSIVRRFHVSDKHTRHRNLQVITGLVLLFALLAPSQSLLGQTFYGSISGVVKDPSGAVMPGVAVTVHENNTTTEYKSVTNKAGAYRISFLKPSTYTVRFEKNGFSQFVTGDLGIVLNQELVVDGALKLGATSEVITVTGAASSLNDTNPQIGGELSTQELIDLPESTGTKGANEFLITKTFAGASSTSQDYSNVNDLSLGGGRPVSNPIIIDGLPSNMGVDGTYGLIPTPDSTEELQVLTAPFSAQYGQSGGGAILTTTRSGTEKFHGSAFESYNSQALNALGYFTAPGTVINPSSFHYFGGSIGGPVLIPKVFDGRKHRLYFFTDWEDTLTHASSPFNTVVPTAAELNGDFSGPSPQGGPTPTIYDPLTTKIVGKTAVRTPFPGNIIPKARLDQVGLNIASFFPQPNCSLNNNNYCSTPESVSSYLYNADRIDYNYSDYDHIWAKFSRDGPRNQPTIDIPNVANTSAFNGWTDDHYEVSWSHIFSPRVSNEARLGYVSEENFSSPLPTNASAIGLKGVPLTQFPTVKTNEYANFGAGSLGRTRDGHYILNDALVLQMGRHTLSLGGEFMRYAYSYYTPGVLSGSYNFTGTFTSVPGQTGLGLADLLLGLPATTTINTTDTIFHENLNYFAGYIQDDYRLSTKLTINLGLRYEFDGPFSEKHGNMYTFNPNVVDPTTGKQGGIQFAGYNGAPHSLIPNIYTGILPRIGFNYHAFHNTTLRGGYGIYQLPSIGFGTTGLTSASTVNATFQSGDGITPAYELNQGVPAYSANAGPNGQPLIPTSLTSPSSNVTQLPQHAVLPYIQEWQLGIQQDLGRNWIAEIDYEGNHGVHQPVNLPINQIAPTGNCCLGVKAAQSLRPYPQFLTITGLTNGGASAYAALLATLSHHWSNGISMRAAYTWAHGLDDVDAPSRADAVGVQNYYDLRAQWGTAMTNIPQRFSVSAVYALPVGAGGRFLPHAPVVSQVIGHWKISTVAQFQTGYPYNISQGDGLNIFSGGQYATKVGNPTIARGSRTVQKWFNTAAFTTTPADTLGNAPRASLYGPGQNVWALSLMRDIPLWERATLTFRADANNAFNHPQFSGLGTSLTNAKTFGTVTGAQDPRTLLLVGRLRF